In Sedimentibacter sp. MB31-C6, one genomic interval encodes:
- a CDS encoding ATP-binding protein: MANDLLKRFSFEITSNDFITAGKSSSYIKSNLKSLGIDSKVIRKIAIVFYEAEINLVIHSLGGKIYCDLYEDKIIIISKDIGPGIDNVELAMTEGYSTATDKVRELGFGAGMGLPNMKKYSDIFKIISDKNGTLIELTIFI, from the coding sequence ATGGCAAACGACTTATTAAAAAGATTTAGTTTTGAGATAACTTCTAATGATTTTATTACTGCAGGCAAAAGTTCAAGTTATATTAAAAGTAATTTAAAATCATTAGGTATTGATTCTAAAGTTATCAGGAAAATTGCAATAGTTTTTTATGAAGCAGAAATCAATCTTGTTATTCATTCTTTAGGGGGAAAAATCTATTGTGACTTATATGAAGATAAAATTATAATAATATCGAAGGATATAGGGCCAGGAATTGACAATGTTGAATTAGCAATGACTGAAGGTTATTCAACAGCAACTGATAAGGTAAGAGAGCTAGGCTTTGGAGCTGGAATGGGACTACCTAATATGAAAAAATACTCTGATATATTTAAAATAATATCGGATAAAAATGGCACTTTAATAGAATTGACGATATTTATATAG
- a CDS encoding electron transport complex protein RnfA, whose product MELVSLFIASFLVNNIIFSQFLGVCPFLGVSKKIETAAGMGIAVIFVITLSAVITFLVQILLDYFEIGYLQTIAFILIIAALVQFVEMFLKKSSPGLYQALGVYLPLITTNCAVLGVVILNITKEYDFIEAIVNSVATSGGFLLAIVLFAGVREKIDSADVPEALKGSPIALVAAGLMSIAFLGFSGLQI is encoded by the coding sequence ATGGAATTAGTTAGTTTATTTATAGCATCGTTTTTAGTAAATAATATTATATTTTCACAGTTCTTGGGAGTTTGTCCATTCCTCGGCGTTTCAAAGAAAATAGAAACAGCAGCAGGCATGGGTATTGCAGTTATATTTGTTATAACTTTGTCAGCTGTTATAACATTTTTGGTACAAATTTTATTGGATTATTTTGAAATTGGATATTTACAAACAATAGCTTTTATATTGATAATAGCAGCATTAGTTCAATTTGTTGAAATGTTTTTGAAAAAATCAAGTCCTGGCTTATATCAAGCATTAGGAGTATATTTGCCGTTGATTACTACAAATTGTGCTGTTTTAGGAGTAGTAATTTTAAATATAACAAAAGAATACGACTTTATTGAAGCAATAGTAAATTCTGTTGCTACATCAGGTGGATTTTTACTTGCAATAGTTTTATTTGCAGGAGTAAGAGAAAAAATTGATTCAGCTGATGTACCAGAAGCATTAAAGGGTTCACCTATAGCATTAGTAGCTGCAGGCTTAATGTCTATTGCATTCCTTGGGTTTTCAGGATTACAAATATAA
- a CDS encoding 4Fe-4S binding protein, translating into MVIVKAVGMLGGLGVLAGALLAVASKIFHVEVDQKIIDVRNALPGANCGACGFPGCDGMANAIAKGEAPVNGCPVANDEAYDKIGAIMGVTATAGEKKVAHVLCQGCDTVATKKYEYQGVTDCKAAAAVAGGNKSCDKGCLGFGNCVDVCDFDAITIEDGIAVIDKEKCTSCGKCIEECPKAVIELVPYSQDVIVGCNNRDFGKDVKVVCKVGCIGCKICEKNCPFDAIHVENNIAKIDYDKCTECMVCVEKCPTKAIEGDLSTRKKANIIDEKCIGCTICAKNCPVDAIEGEVKKTHKVDKDKCIGCGVCATKCPKDAIELK; encoded by the coding sequence ATGGTTATAGTAAAAGCAGTAGGAATGTTAGGTGGATTAGGAGTGTTAGCTGGTGCCTTATTAGCAGTAGCTTCAAAGATATTCCATGTAGAAGTAGATCAAAAGATTATTGATGTAAGAAATGCCCTTCCAGGCGCTAACTGTGGTGCATGTGGATTTCCAGGATGTGATGGAATGGCAAATGCAATAGCAAAAGGAGAAGCGCCAGTTAATGGTTGTCCAGTTGCTAATGATGAAGCTTATGATAAAATAGGTGCAATAATGGGTGTAACAGCAACAGCTGGGGAAAAGAAAGTAGCTCATGTATTATGTCAAGGTTGTGATACTGTAGCAACTAAGAAATATGAATATCAAGGAGTTACAGACTGTAAAGCTGCTGCAGCTGTAGCAGGTGGAAACAAATCTTGTGATAAAGGTTGTTTAGGTTTTGGAAATTGTGTTGATGTATGTGATTTTGATGCTATTACTATTGAAGATGGTATAGCTGTAATAGATAAAGAGAAATGTACTTCATGTGGAAAATGTATTGAAGAATGTCCTAAAGCTGTAATAGAATTAGTTCCTTATTCTCAAGATGTTATTGTAGGATGTAATAATAGAGATTTTGGAAAAGATGTAAAGGTAGTATGTAAAGTTGGATGTATAGGATGCAAAATTTGTGAAAAGAATTGTCCTTTTGATGCTATTCATGTTGAAAACAATATAGCAAAAATAGATTACGACAAATGTACTGAATGTATGGTATGTGTAGAGAAATGCCCTACAAAAGCAATAGAGGGAGATTTATCTACTAGAAAGAAAGCTAATATAATAGATGAAAAATGCATTGGATGTACAATTTGTGCTAAAAATTGTCCGGTTGATGCTATTGAAGGAGAAGTTAAAAAAACTCACAAAGTAGACAAGGATAAATGCATAGGTTGTGGAGTATGTGCAACAAAATGCCCAAAAGATGCAATTGAATTAAAATAA
- a CDS encoding site-2 protease family protein gives MAIFIALAIHEIAHLFSAIILNIKFDKVKITIFGFNINADLENVSLFKKIILFFSGPFCNIVLYIVLRNSLYKYFAEINFFLAFVNLVPIVPLDGGNICKSILEYFLNSKVVSRYIIMTNSFFIVCFLIIIYRYKIWVYLLLIIMGLKGIIEENMILMERNIKVSYYKNKRKKYFNGYYK, from the coding sequence GTGGCAATATTTATTGCTCTTGCCATTCATGAAATTGCTCATTTATTTTCTGCGATTATCTTAAATATAAAATTCGATAAAGTAAAAATTACAATATTTGGATTTAATATAAATGCTGATTTAGAAAACGTTAGTTTATTTAAAAAAATTATTTTGTTTTTTTCTGGACCGTTTTGTAATATTGTTTTATACATAGTTCTTCGAAATTCATTGTATAAATACTTCGCAGAAATTAATTTTTTTTTGGCTTTTGTAAATCTAGTTCCTATAGTGCCTTTAGATGGAGGAAATATTTGCAAATCTATTTTAGAATATTTTTTGAATTCTAAAGTTGTCTCTAGATATATTATAATGACAAATAGTTTTTTTATTGTATGCTTTTTGATTATTATTTATAGATATAAAATATGGGTTTATTTATTGTTAATTATTATGGGATTAAAAGGTATAATTGAAGAAAACATGATTTTAATGGAAAGAAATATTAAAGTTAGCTATTATAAGAATAAAAGAAAAAAGTACTTTAATGGATATTATAAATAA
- a CDS encoding DRTGG domain-containing protein yields MKIKEIIEIVNAKVLTEFCNEEKEFEYAFASDLMSDVLAYANDETLLITGLSNPQVIRTAEIMDISAVLFVRGKVPNSDIIDLAVENSLTILATDNIMFETCGLLYKNGMKGNRKWQTTY; encoded by the coding sequence ATGAAAATCAAAGAAATCATTGAAATTGTTAATGCGAAAGTTTTAACTGAATTTTGTAATGAAGAGAAAGAATTTGAGTATGCTTTTGCCAGTGACTTAATGAGTGATGTATTAGCCTATGCAAATGATGAAACTTTGCTTATTACTGGTTTAAGTAATCCTCAGGTGATTAGAACTGCTGAAATAATGGATATATCTGCCGTGCTTTTTGTACGAGGAAAAGTACCAAATTCAGATATAATTGATTTAGCTGTTGAAAATTCTTTAACTATACTTGCTACTGATAATATTATGTTCGAAACATGCGGGTTATTATATAAAAACGGCATGAAGGGAAATCGGAAATGGCAAACGACTTATTAA
- a CDS encoding electron transport complex subunit E: MDKIKVFKNGLLKENPIFVQLLGMCSALAITTSAINGIGMGVAVTVVLVGSNIVISLLRKVIPDEVRIPAFIIIIATFVTIIDMFMHAYTYDLYKALGVFIPLIVVNCTILGRAESFASKNGVADSIFDGLGMGIGFAFAITLLAAIREFLGNGTIFGFQIMGESFEPMMIMVQPPGAFIALGLLIGLVNFLTRKKKA; encoded by the coding sequence ATGGATAAGATAAAAGTATTTAAAAATGGTCTTTTGAAAGAAAATCCTATTTTTGTTCAATTGCTTGGAATGTGTTCTGCACTTGCCATAACAACATCAGCTATTAATGGAATAGGAATGGGAGTTGCAGTTACCGTGGTGTTAGTAGGTTCAAATATAGTAATTTCTTTATTGAGAAAAGTTATACCTGATGAAGTACGTATACCTGCTTTTATTATAATAATAGCAACATTTGTTACAATTATTGATATGTTTATGCATGCTTATACTTATGACTTATATAAGGCTCTTGGTGTTTTTATACCACTTATAGTTGTTAATTGTACTATACTTGGTAGAGCTGAATCTTTTGCATCAAAAAATGGAGTTGCTGATTCTATATTTGATGGTTTGGGTATGGGTATAGGATTTGCTTTTGCTATAACTCTTCTAGCTGCGATTAGAGAGTTTTTAGGTAACGGAACTATTTTTGGTTTTCAGATAATGGGAGAATCATTTGAACCTATGATGATAATGGTACAGCCTCCAGGAGCTTTTATAGCACTTGGATTGTTAATAGGTCTCGTAAATTTTTTAACTAGAAAAAAGAAAGCGTAG
- the rsxC gene encoding electron transport complex subunit RsxC produces MSAKVFTFRGGIHPPHHKTKTENVAIENALEPNIVVIPLSQHIGAPCDSLVTVGEKVKVGQKIGESKAFVSSPVHSSVSGTVKKIDVHQITTGAKVSCITIESDGLFEIHESVRPKGKLEDLSKEEVLAIIKEAGLTGMGGAGFPTHVKLSPPKDKPIDTIIVNGAECEPFLTADHRIMLEKPDLVLLGLRAIMKAVGVNKSYVAIEKNKPDAIEVMKKIVADYEGIEVVSLETKYPQGDEKRIINAITGREVPSGGLPMDVGCIVDNVGTVATIGNVIATGMPVIQRVTTVTGSAIQNPKNLYIRIGTLFKDVIEQCGGYSEEPGKLINGGPMMGIAQYTDEVPVIKGTSGILVLNKKDAEVPEPSNCIRCGKCVSICPVNLQPYMISRQAILNNFEEADKFHATDCIECGSCSFICPAKRPLVETIRVAKKEILTKRKKAK; encoded by the coding sequence ATGAGCGCAAAGGTGTTTACATTCAGGGGCGGAATACATCCCCCTCATCATAAAACGAAAACTGAGAATGTAGCAATTGAAAATGCTTTAGAACCTAATATAGTTGTGATTCCATTATCACAGCATATAGGAGCCCCCTGTGATTCTTTAGTTACAGTAGGAGAAAAAGTAAAAGTAGGACAAAAGATTGGAGAATCTAAAGCTTTTGTTTCATCACCAGTACATTCAAGTGTATCTGGAACTGTAAAGAAAATTGATGTGCATCAAATTACAACAGGTGCTAAAGTAAGTTGCATTACTATTGAGTCTGATGGTTTATTTGAAATTCACGAATCTGTAAGGCCAAAGGGAAAACTTGAAGACTTATCTAAGGAAGAAGTTTTGGCAATTATTAAAGAAGCTGGCTTAACAGGAATGGGTGGAGCAGGTTTTCCAACTCACGTAAAACTAAGTCCACCGAAAGATAAGCCAATTGATACTATAATAGTTAATGGAGCAGAATGTGAACCTTTCTTAACAGCTGACCACAGAATAATGCTAGAAAAACCAGATTTAGTATTGTTAGGGTTAAGAGCAATTATGAAGGCAGTAGGAGTGAATAAATCTTACGTTGCTATAGAAAAGAATAAACCTGATGCAATTGAGGTTATGAAGAAAATTGTGGCTGATTATGAAGGAATAGAGGTAGTATCTCTAGAAACAAAATATCCACAAGGTGATGAAAAAAGAATTATTAATGCTATAACTGGCAGAGAAGTACCTTCTGGCGGACTTCCAATGGATGTTGGCTGTATAGTAGACAATGTAGGGACTGTTGCAACTATAGGAAATGTTATTGCAACAGGAATGCCCGTTATTCAAAGAGTAACAACAGTTACAGGAAGTGCAATACAAAATCCTAAAAATTTATATATTAGAATTGGAACATTATTTAAAGATGTAATTGAACAATGTGGTGGTTATTCTGAGGAGCCTGGTAAATTAATTAACGGTGGACCTATGATGGGAATAGCTCAATATACTGATGAGGTACCAGTTATCAAAGGAACTTCAGGTATACTTGTACTTAATAAAAAGGATGCAGAAGTTCCAGAACCATCTAATTGTATTAGATGTGGAAAATGTGTAAGTATATGTCCCGTTAATTTACAGCCATATATGATCAGCAGACAAGCAATATTAAATAATTTTGAAGAAGCTGATAAGTTTCATGCAACTGATTGTATCGAATGTGGATCTTGTTCATTTATATGTCCAGCAAAGAGACCTTTGGTTGAAACGATACGTGTTGCAAAAAAAGAAATTTTAACTAAACGCAAAAAGGCTAAATAG
- a CDS encoding DRTGG domain-containing protein: MKNLDLASNLKLEPLLVTNKEIQIEGVYIGDLLSIAMSKAKENFLWITIQTHVNIVAIAELLDLSCIIIVEGMEIEDETLNKAKELDIPIFKTKDSAYQVACRLHTMGIK; this comes from the coding sequence ATGAAGAATTTGGATTTAGCTAGTAATTTAAAATTAGAACCATTATTAGTTACAAATAAAGAAATACAAATTGAAGGTGTTTATATTGGAGATTTATTAAGTATTGCTATGTCAAAGGCGAAAGAAAATTTCCTTTGGATTACAATACAAACTCATGTCAATATTGTAGCTATTGCAGAACTCTTAGATTTATCATGCATAATTATTGTTGAAGGTATGGAAATTGAAGATGAAACTTTAAATAAAGCAAAAGAATTAGATATACCGATATTCAAAACTAAGGATAGTGCATATCAAGTGGCTTGTAGATTGCACACCATGGGTATAAAATGA
- a CDS encoding [Fe-Fe] hydrogenase large subunit C-terminal domain-containing protein, with protein MNFSIMFDKEKCRGCTNCMKKCPTQAIRIKNGKAIIDHKKCIHCGECIRACSYGAYSPECIEWKNETNAYKCKIAIPSTTIYGQFPRGTDICVVQNAILKLGFDYVYDESWAAELVAKAIKKKIDNNKDIRPFINTNCPATLRLINIRYPSLTENLIALKTPMEIAGILARNNARKKFNLEDKDIGVFYITPCPAKLLAVTDPIGNLGPSVDWVIPLNKIYGELYQKVVKEDNLICSYPSLSGLKWSVCGGQSKSAKLTNFIAVNGMENVIQILEEIENGKLSGVDYVEVLACVQGCVGGTFNVINPFIASSNNKYILNTLDGEPINSDLECFEKLYNKGFFEFEFPDTESVNKINIKEALKKNEEIKQILAILPGLDCGSCGSPTCLSHAEDIYNGQSTIFECVVLRANS; from the coding sequence ATGAATTTTTCTATTATGTTTGATAAAGAAAAATGTAGGGGATGCACTAACTGTATGAAAAAGTGTCCTACACAGGCGATTAGAATAAAGAATGGTAAAGCTATAATTGATCATAAAAAATGTATACATTGTGGAGAATGTATAAGAGCGTGTTCATATGGAGCATATTCTCCTGAATGTATTGAGTGGAAAAATGAAACGAATGCTTATAAATGTAAAATTGCTATACCATCTACTACTATTTATGGTCAGTTTCCGAGAGGAACTGATATATGTGTAGTACAGAATGCAATTTTAAAACTTGGATTCGATTATGTATATGATGAAAGTTGGGCTGCAGAACTAGTTGCTAAGGCAATAAAGAAAAAAATAGATAATAACAAAGACATCAGACCATTTATAAACACTAATTGTCCAGCTACATTAAGGCTTATAAATATAAGATATCCATCTTTAACAGAAAATTTAATTGCATTGAAGACACCTATGGAAATTGCAGGTATTCTAGCAAGAAATAACGCTAGAAAGAAGTTTAACTTAGAAGATAAGGATATAGGCGTGTTTTATATTACTCCATGTCCAGCTAAATTGTTAGCAGTTACTGATCCTATAGGAAATCTTGGACCTTCTGTTGATTGGGTAATACCTCTTAATAAAATTTATGGGGAATTATATCAAAAAGTTGTAAAGGAAGACAATTTAATTTGCTCTTATCCATCTTTAAGTGGCTTAAAGTGGTCAGTGTGTGGCGGACAATCAAAATCTGCTAAATTGACAAACTTTATTGCTGTAAATGGAATGGAAAATGTAATACAGATATTAGAAGAAATAGAAAATGGCAAGTTGTCAGGAGTTGATTATGTTGAGGTATTGGCCTGTGTTCAAGGTTGTGTAGGTGGAACTTTTAATGTTATAAATCCATTTATAGCAAGCAGTAATAATAAGTATATATTAAATACATTAGATGGAGAACCAATTAATTCTGATTTAGAATGTTTTGAAAAGTTATACAATAAAGGGTTTTTTGAATTTGAATTTCCGGATACTGAAAGTGTAAATAAAATTAATATAAAAGAAGCATTAAAAAAGAATGAGGAAATTAAACAAATATTGGCAATACTCCCTGGCTTAGATTGTGGATCTTGTGGGTCGCCTACTTGTCTCTCTCATGCAGAAGACATTTACAATGGTCAATCGACTATATTTGAATGTGTTGTTTTAAGAGCTAATTCATGA
- a CDS encoding SH3 domain-containing protein, protein MPTIYLSPSTQEFNPYVTEGNEEYWMNLVTDAMIPYLQQYGIEYARNTPEMTAGSSIRDSNAGNYDFHVAIHSNASGEAQAGQNRGVITFYYPTSADGLRMAEILQQNFREIYPLPDLVSIVPTTSLGEVSRTRAPSVLIEVAYHDNIEDANWITNNIDSIGNVIATSIAEYFYGQPEVVPPEEEQIGLVTLTSGYLNIRNGPSLNAPVIGMAPNGATVTIIEQVGDWYNINYNGTIGYVFSQYITLQ, encoded by the coding sequence ATGCCTACAATATATTTAAGTCCTTCGACACAAGAATTTAATCCCTATGTAACAGAGGGAAATGAGGAATACTGGATGAATTTAGTAACTGATGCAATGATACCATACTTACAACAGTACGGGATAGAATACGCAAGAAACACACCAGAAATGACAGCTGGTTCGTCTATACGAGATTCTAATGCAGGAAATTATGATTTTCATGTAGCTATACATTCTAATGCATCAGGGGAGGCACAAGCAGGTCAGAATAGAGGTGTTATTACCTTTTACTATCCAACTAGTGCTGATGGGTTAAGAATGGCTGAAATTCTTCAACAGAATTTTCGAGAAATTTATCCTTTGCCTGATCTTGTATCAATTGTTCCTACAACTAGCCTTGGAGAAGTTTCAAGAACAAGAGCACCTTCTGTTTTAATAGAAGTTGCTTATCATGATAATATAGAAGATGCAAATTGGATAACAAATAATATTGATTCAATTGGAAATGTAATTGCTACTTCAATTGCTGAGTATTTTTATGGGCAACCTGAAGTAGTTCCGCCTGAAGAAGAACAAATTGGATTAGTAACCCTAACTAGTGGCTATTTAAATATTAGAAATGGTCCATCATTAAATGCACCTGTAATAGGTATGGCACCTAATGGTGCTACTGTGACTATAATCGAGCAAGTTGGTGATTGGTATAATATAAACTACAATGGTACAATTGGATATGTATTTTCTCAATATATTACTTTACAATAA
- a CDS encoding PHP domain-containing protein: protein MKFYYDLHIHSDLSPCGNSDMTPNNIINMSYIKGLNIISITDHNTTKNLSAIAFLGKKMGIKVIPGIEVTTKEEVHILCYFKALDDALAFGNVIYDSLPNIKNNTKIFGEQNIYNHNEEKIGELDKLLINATSYSVEDIYYLSKRYHGITVPAHVYKKSNGILGVLGFIPIDLELNFIEVTSNEEIKDKQLKKYIKLVNSDAHQLVDISEPENFMNLDSIEDVYRYLKIY, encoded by the coding sequence ATGAAATTTTATTATGATTTGCATATTCATTCTGATTTATCTCCATGTGGAAATAGTGATATGACGCCCAATAATATTATTAATATGTCCTATATAAAAGGTTTGAATATCATTTCTATTACTGATCATAATACAACTAAGAATTTATCAGCTATTGCATTTTTAGGAAAAAAAATGGGCATAAAGGTAATTCCTGGAATAGAAGTAACAACCAAAGAAGAAGTTCATATATTATGTTATTTTAAAGCTCTTGATGACGCCTTGGCATTTGGCAATGTAATATATGATTCGTTACCAAATATTAAAAATAATACTAAAATTTTTGGAGAACAAAATATTTACAATCATAATGAAGAAAAAATTGGAGAATTAGATAAACTTTTAATAAATGCAACAAGTTATTCTGTAGAAGATATTTATTATTTATCAAAGAGATATCACGGAATTACTGTTCCTGCACATGTATATAAAAAATCAAATGGTATATTAGGTGTATTAGGATTTATACCTATCGATTTAGAATTGAATTTTATTGAAGTTACTTCAAATGAAGAGATAAAGGATAAACAATTAAAAAAATATATAAAATTAGTAAATTCGGATGCACATCAGTTAGTAGATATATCTGAACCCGAAAATTTTATGAATTTAGATTCAATAGAGGATGTCTATAGATATTTAAAGATATATTAA
- a CDS encoding ATP-binding protein, which translates to MKELSMHILDIAMNSVKANASLIEIEIMDSIKDDVLKIIINDNGNGMSKEILNQVTNPFYTTRKTRKVGLGLPMLKEACERCNGNLTIDSTIGKGTKVECCFERSNIDRAPLGNIGDTIMTIINSLVDCELIYKHKVDMLTFSVSTTEIKEILENVDINESSVLLWIKEYINENIKNLYNY; encoded by the coding sequence ATGAAGGAATTGTCCATGCATATATTAGATATTGCTATGAATAGTGTAAAAGCCAATGCGTCATTAATTGAAATAGAAATAATGGACAGTATAAAGGATGATGTTTTAAAAATTATAATTAATGACAATGGTAATGGTATGAGTAAAGAAATTCTAAATCAAGTAACAAATCCTTTTTATACAACACGGAAAACCAGAAAAGTAGGTTTAGGGCTTCCTATGTTAAAAGAGGCTTGTGAAAGATGTAACGGAAATTTAACAATTGATTCTACAATTGGAAAGGGAACAAAGGTAGAATGCTGCTTTGAAAGAAGTAATATTGATAGAGCACCTTTGGGAAATATTGGTGATACAATTATGACAATTATTAATTCTTTAGTAGATTGTGAGTTAATATATAAACATAAGGTAGATATGTTAACATTTTCAGTAAGTACAACTGAAATTAAAGAAATATTAGAAAATGTTGATATAAACGAAAGCAGTGTATTACTTTGGATTAAAGAATATATTAATGAAAATATTAAGAATTTATATAATTATTAA
- a CDS encoding RnfABCDGE type electron transport complex subunit D — translation MENKLIGSSSPHIRTDETTQKLMLDVVIALLPALVASIFYFGFNSLILVIASVVSAVVTEYICQRIMKKPITVTDLSAVVTGILLAFNIPPTAPWWIPVLGSAFAIAIAKQIFGGIGFNFINPALAGRAFLMASWNPHLTTGWIDPVTDAVSSATPLSIIKGSATGELPSLFDMLVGNIPGVLGETSALLLLAGGIYLIYRGVIKWIIPVFYIGTVAILALFVDGGSMMLYHVLGGGLMLGAFFMATDYVTCPITDRGKVIYAIGAGILTMIIRKIGGYPEGVSYSILLMNILTPLIDKYVTPKLFGGAK, via the coding sequence ATGGAAAATAAATTGATAGGTTCATCATCACCTCATATTAGAACAGATGAGACGACCCAGAAATTAATGCTAGATGTAGTTATTGCATTGCTACCGGCATTAGTGGCAAGTATTTTTTATTTTGGATTTAATTCATTGATTTTAGTTATCGCTTCTGTAGTTTCAGCAGTTGTAACTGAATATATTTGTCAAAGAATTATGAAAAAACCAATAACTGTAACTGATTTAAGTGCAGTTGTAACAGGAATATTATTGGCATTTAATATACCGCCAACAGCACCATGGTGGATTCCAGTATTAGGTTCTGCTTTTGCAATTGCAATTGCAAAACAAATTTTTGGTGGTATAGGTTTTAACTTCATAAACCCAGCATTAGCTGGTAGAGCTTTTTTAATGGCTTCATGGAATCCTCATTTAACTACTGGATGGATAGATCCAGTAACTGATGCAGTAAGTTCAGCTACTCCATTATCAATTATAAAAGGGAGTGCTACAGGTGAATTGCCATCATTGTTTGATATGCTTGTTGGAAATATACCAGGAGTTTTAGGAGAAACTTCAGCGTTGCTATTATTAGCAGGTGGAATTTATTTGATTTACAGAGGTGTAATTAAGTGGATAATCCCTGTATTTTATATAGGAACTGTTGCAATATTAGCTCTTTTTGTAGATGGCGGAAGTATGATGTTATATCATGTTTTAGGTGGAGGATTAATGCTTGGAGCATTTTTCATGGCTACAGATTATGTAACATGTCCTATAACTGATAGAGGTAAAGTTATTTATGCAATAGGTGCAGGAATTCTAACAATGATAATAAGGAAAATTGGCGGATATCCAGAAGGTGTATCATATTCAATACTACTTATGAATATTTTAACTCCTTTAATAGATAAGTATGTAACACCTAAGCTTTTTGGAGGTGCTAAATAA
- a CDS encoding FMN-binding protein gives MKNNIVKLGGVLCLISAIAGGVLAFTNDFTKDKIAEVEAKASMDPAILEAVMPGSEIFEPYEDTALVESIKTDNTKFVDLMTAVDGSGNQLGYAIKTFSTISGYGGDIELFVGVSPEGKITGIAVTTIQETQGLGSKVAEPEFKNQFIDMDANAEIPDDGYDAITGATKSSVSFTSAVNNAINIYNQYLNK, from the coding sequence ATGAAAAATAACATAGTTAAATTAGGTGGCGTTTTGTGTTTGATTTCAGCTATAGCTGGTGGGGTATTGGCTTTTACAAATGATTTCACTAAAGATAAAATTGCTGAAGTTGAAGCAAAAGCTAGTATGGATCCTGCAATATTAGAAGCTGTAATGCCAGGTTCAGAAATCTTTGAACCGTATGAAGATACGGCATTAGTTGAATCAATTAAAACAGATAATACAAAATTTGTAGATTTAATGACAGCTGTTGATGGTTCAGGTAATCAATTAGGATATGCAATAAAAACTTTTAGTACTATTTCAGGATATGGTGGAGATATAGAATTATTTGTAGGCGTTTCTCCAGAGGGTAAAATTACTGGAATAGCTGTTACAACAATACAAGAAACACAAGGTCTTGGTAGTAAAGTAGCAGAACCTGAATTTAAAAATCAGTTTATAGATATGGATGCCAATGCTGAAATACCTGATGATGGTTATGATGCCATTACAGGAGCGACAAAATCCTCAGTATCTTTTACAAGTGCTGTAAATAATGCAATTAATATCTATAATCAATATTTGAATAAATAG